The Pochonia chlamydosporia 170 chromosome 1, whole genome shotgun sequence genome window below encodes:
- a CDS encoding RNP domain-containing protein (similar to Metarhizium acridum CQMa 102 XP_007811614.1) has product MAYPPPPGTNSLPPRPPASGGNSTNIGRSGFKPAFSSSSNSQGHTYASGPSYNTVAPGYSGGSAATQYGPSSYSNYSGAPAANVSSAGRGYGYQSAPQQSYGPQSYSQGPTSYSAAPQIRNPFPMPGQAQPAAASNPSDYDPDMAAQIAQWQSAYSRDAPQAVDKNGKPIAPDVPKPDIPATTVPGQPDKKKTVVRQGGGKKWTDDSLLEWDPAHLRLFVGNLAGETTDDSLLKAFAPWKSVQKARVIRDKRTNKSKGYGFVSFSDADDFFNAAKTMNGQYIQSHPVIVKKANTEIKTSNVKDKKGGGKNKNNWKKSGNQQGGGGNAGGSGGYEPALGPVAPTGVTKPGQKTKNGLRLLG; this is encoded by the coding sequence ATGGCATACCCGCCTCCTCCAGGCACCAATTCTCTCCCGCCGCGACCTCCAGCCAGCGGTGGCAACAGTACCAACATCGGCCGATCGGGCTTCAAGCCCGCGTTCTCGTCAAGTTCGAATTCCCAAGGCCACACGTACGCGAGCGGTCCGTCTTACAATACTGTCGCCCCAGGATATTCTGGCGGCTCAGCTGCGACCCAATATGGCCCATCTTCGTACTCGAACTATTCCGGCGCGCCTGCTGCCAACGTGAGCAGCGCAGGGCGAGGATATGGATACCAATCAGCACCACAGCAGAGCTACGGTCCTCAGAGCTACTCCCAGGGTCCCACGTCATATTCTGCAGCACCGCAAATCAGAAATCCGTTCCCAATGCCTGGCCAGGCCCAGCCAGCTGCAGCATCCAACCCGAGCGACTATGACCCCGACATGGCTGCGCAAATAGCCCAGTGGCAGAGCGCATACTCTCGCGACGCTCCGCAAGCTGTTGACAAAAACGGCAAACCCATTGCCCCCGACGTGCCAAAGCCAGATATCCCTGCCACCACTGTCCCTGGTCAACccgacaagaagaagacggtgGTCCGTcaaggcggcggcaagaAATGGACGGACGACTCGCTCCTCGAATGGGACCCTGCCCACCTGCGTCTCTTTGTGGGCAACCTTGCCGGTGAAACAACAGACGACTCTCTCCTCAAGGCCTTTGCGCCATGGAAGTCAGTACAAAAAGCCCGTGTCATCCGCGACAAGAGAACGAACAAGTCTAAGGGCTATGGATTCGTCAGCTTCAGTGACGCAGATGACTTCTTCAATGCCGCCAAGACCATGAATGGACAGTACATCCAGAGCCACCCCGTCAttgtcaagaaggccaaTACGGAAATCAAGACCTCGAACGTCAAGGATAAAAAGGGCGGCgggaagaacaagaacaactgGAAAAAGTCGGGCAACCAGCAAGGCGGTGGCGGCAATGCTGGTGGCAGTGGTGGGTATGAGCCAGCCCTTGGTCCTGTCGCGCCAACAGGCGTAACCAAGCCTGGACAAAAGACCAAGAACGGTTTACGACTGCTGGGATAG
- a CDS encoding 6-phosphogluconate dehydrogenase (similar to Aspergillus terreus NIH2624 XP_001215029.1): MSGPVARLANLKLGGAQQPRQSPLPASNVASGQASRNADNVPSADLGLIGLAVMGQNLIMNMADHGFTICAFNRTVSKVDRFLENEAKGKSIVGAHTVEEFVSKLKSPRRVMLLVQAGQAVDDWIEKLLPLLEKGDIIIDGGNSHFPDSNRRTKYLVSKGIRFVGSGVSGGEEGARYGPSLMPGGNEEAWPHIKDIFQSIAAKSDGEPCCEWVGDEGAGHYVKMVHNGIEYGDMQLICEAYDIMKRGLGLSNKEIGDVFTKWNKGVLDSFLIEITRDIMYYNDEDGKPLVEKILDQAGQKGTGKWTAVNALDLGMPVTLIAEAVLARCLSAIKPERVEASTKLQYVSRGSGKFEGNKEQFLEDLEQALYASKIISYAQGFMLMQEAAREFGWKLNKPSIALMWRGGCIIRSVFLKDITAAYRNNPDLKNLLFDDFFNKAIHKAQPGWRDVVSKAAELGIPTPAFSTALSWFDGYRTKDLPANLLQAQRDYFGAHTFRVKPEFASSKYPEGKDVHENWTGRGGNVSASTYQA, from the exons atgTCTGGCCCCGT CGCTCGGCTGGCGAATCTCAAGCTTGGTGGCGCCCAGCAACCTCGACAATCTCCCCTACCCgcttcaaatgttgcttccggccaagcttcaagaaaTGCTGACAATGTTCCAAGCGCGGATTTGGGCCTTATCGGCCTCGCTGTCAT GGGACAGAACCTCATCATGAACATGGCTGACCATGGTTTCACAATTTGCGCATTCAACCGAACTGTATCAAAAGTCGACCGATTCCTGGAGAACGAGGCCAAGGGCAAGTCCATTGTTGGTGCTCACACCGTCGAGGAGTTTGTTAGCAAGCTCAAGTCCCCTCGCCGTGTCATGCTCCTCGTCCAGGCTGGTCAGGCCGTCGATGACTGGATCGAGAAGCTTCTGCCCCTTCTGGAGAAGggcgacatcatcattgATGGTGGTAACTCTCACTTCCCCGACTCCAACCGCCGCACCAAGTACCTGGTCAGCAAGGGTATCCGATTTGTCGGATCCGGTGTCTCcggtggtgaggagggtgcCCGCTACGGCCCTTCTCTGATGCCCGGTGGTAACGAGGAAGCCTGGCCTCACATCAAGGACATTTTCCAGAGCATCGCTGCCAAGAGCGATGGCGAGCCCTGCTGTGAATGGGTCGGTGACGAAGGTGCTGGCCACTACGTCAAGATGGTTCACAACGGCATCGAGTATGGTGACATGCAGCTCATTTGCGAG GCCTACGACATCATGAAGCGTGGTCTTGGTCTCTCCAACAAGGAGATTGGTGACGTCTTCACAAAGTGGAACAAGGGTGTTTTGGACTCTTTCCTGATTGAGATTACCCGCGACATCATGTACTACAatgacgaggatggcaagCCCCTGGTTGAGAAGATTCTTGACCAGGCCGGCCAGAAGGGTACCGGCAAGTGGACTGCCGTCAAcgccttggacttgggtATGCCGGTTACCCTGATTGCCGAGGCTGTCTTGGCCCGCTGCCTGTCTGCCATCAAGCCTGAGCGAGTTGAGGCTTCCACCAAGCTTCAGTACGTCTCTCGCGGCAGCGGCAAGTTTGAGGGCAACAAGGAGCAGTTCCTCGAGGACCTTGAGCAGGCTCTGTATGCCTCCAAGATTATTTCTTATGCCCAGGGCTTCATGCTGATGCAGGAG GCGGCCAGAGAGTTCGGCTGGAAGCTGAACAAGCCTTCGATTGCCCTCATGTGGCGTGGTGGCTGCATCATCCGCTCCGTCTTCTTGAAGGACATTACCGCCGCCTACCGCAACAACCCCGACCTGAAGAACCTGCTCTTCgacgacttcttcaacaaggctATTCACAAGGCCCAGCCCGGCTGGAGAGACGTTGTCTCCAAGGCCGCCGAGCTCGGTATCCCTACTCCCGCCTTCTCTACTGCTCTGTCCTGGTTTGATGGCTACCGCACCAAGGACTTGCCcgccaacctcctccaagcCCAGCGTGACTACTTTGGTGCCCACACTTTCCGCGTCAAGCCTGAATTCGCCAGCAGCAAGTACCCCGAGGGCAAAGATGTCCACGAAAACTGGACTGGCCGTGGTGGCAACGTCTCTGCCTCCACTTACCAGGCATAA
- a CDS encoding glycosyl hydrolase (similar to Neosartorya fischeri NRRL 181 XP_001257927.1) yields the protein MAEGSASHRGQSRRAQTGGYLPIEDYGMIGNMHTCALVGIDGSVDFMCWPDFDSPSLFCRLLDKDKGGYFSIAPPAEFECTTKQQYLPGSCILQTRYIHEDGVVDLVDFFPRPKAAQVMTKEYKQSSYRESTRVQEELKKWLVRRVECIRGSLTFDVEIFPAFGYGLEPHVTTLTQPVDSQSKAATFHSKDVRLQLDVVLQRGDDSKGCPNIGFKKVKKEGMAGEGLVGQIRLHEGEAISFVLRNDIPNHITEKITTPVLDNQQHDTQSFWHNFIKQSKYKGRWREVVARSLMILKMMTYEPTGAIVAAPTFSIPEDIGGVRNWDYRYSWVRDSSFTIYILLRLGFRAEADAYMEFIMERFVKSRGPDGGLPIMFTIRGETDIPEATLDHLDGYRGSKPVRIGNGAAFHQQFDIYGELMDAIYLYNKYGKPVPWDVWCAVRELLDYVLTIVDDPDMSIWEVRGNKQHFTYSKIMLWVAFDRGIRLAEKRCLPCPNRANWLAARDRLCEEVMEKGYNTQMKSFVQSYENNTIVDSSILIAPLVFFISPCDPRFVNTLDRILLPPERGGLTSAGLVFRYDTDLSDDGVGGRDGAFSMCTFWLVEAMTRAGVYEPKYLVRAVNMFENMLSFSNHLSMFSEEIARSGEQLGNTPQAFSHLALISAAFNLDRATEGWTGSR from the exons ATGGCAGAAGGCTCAGCATCACATCGAGGCCAGTCTCGTCGGGCTCAGACGGGCGGTTACCTGCCGATCGAGGACTACGGAATGATCGGCAACATGCACACTTGTGCGCTGGTGGGCATAGATGGAAGCGTAGACTTTATGTGCTG GCCTGACTTTGACTCGCCATCTCTGTTCTGCCgcttgttggacaaggacaagggcGGATACTTCAGCATTGCACCGCCCGCAGAGTTTGAATGTACTACCAAGCAGCAATATTTGCCAGGCTCTTGTATTCTGCAGACCCGATACATCCACGAAGATGGCGTCGTGGATTTGGTTGACTTTTTCCCACGGCCCAAGGCCGCACAGGTCATGACCAAGGAGTATAAGCAAAGCTCCTACCGCGAGTCTACACGGGTACAAGAAGAGCTCAAAAAGTGGCTAGTTAGACGCGTCGAGTGCATCAGAGGTTCCTTGACATTCG ACGTGGAAATATTTCCTGCTTTTGGATACGGCCTTGAGCCTCACGTTACTACGTTGACTCAACCAGTCGACTCGCAGAGCAAAGCTGCCACATTTCATAGCAAAGACGTGCGGCTTCAGCTAGATGTAGTACTTCAGCGAGGAGATGACAGCAAGGGGTGTCCCAATATAGGCTTcaaaaaggtcaagaagGAGGGAATGGCTGGTGAAGGCTTAGTCGGCCAGATCCGGCTCCATGAAGGCGAGGCCATCTCTTTTGTGCTGAGAAACGACATTCCCAATCACATTACAGAAAAGATTACCACTCCAGTATTGGATAACCAACAGCACGATACCCAGTCGTTTTGGCACAATTTCATCAAACAGTCCAAGTACAAGGGCCGTTGGAGAGAGGTTGTTGCCAGGAGCCTCATGATTCTGAAAATGATGACATATG AGCCTACCGGTGCCATTGTGGCAGCGCCCACGTTTTCTATCCCTGAAGATATCGGCGGGGTGAGAAACTGGGATTACCGATACTCTTGGGTCCGAGATTCCAGCTTTACTATTTACATTCTGCTCCGGCTTGGGTTCAGGGCCGAAGCTGATGCCTACATGGAGTTCATCATGGAACGTTTTGTCAAGTCCCGCGGCCCTGACGGAGGATTGCCTATCATGTTTACCATCCGCGGTGAGACAGACATCCCAGAAGCCACATTGGATCACCTCGACGGGTATCGAGGCAGCAAGCCGGTCCGTATCGGCAATGGCGCGGCGTTCCATCAGCAGTTTGACATTTACGGCGAGCTCATGGATGCTATTTACTTGTACAACAAGTACGGCAAACCCGTCCCTTGggatgtctggtgtgcagTACGAGAATTGTTGG ATTACGTATTGACCATTGTGGACG ACCCCGACATGTCCATTTGGGAAGTCCGTGGTAACAAGCAGCATTTTACGTATTCCAAGATTATGCTTTGGGTCGCGTTCGACCGCGGCATACGATTAGCCGAGAAGCGATGTTTGCCATGCCCTAACCGGGCCAATTGGTTGGCTGCCCGGGACAGGCTTTGTGAAGAAGTCATGGAAAAGG GCTATAACACCCAAATGAAGTCGTTTGTCCAGAGCTACGAAAACAATACCATTGTCGATTCGTCTATTCTTATTGCCCCCCTTGTTTTCTTTATCTCTCCTTGTGATCCTCGCTTTGTCAATACTCTCGACAGAATCCTACTTCCTCCGGAGAGAGGGGGCCTCACCAGCGCTGGCTTGGTGTTTCGTTATGATACAGACTTGTCAGACGACG GTGTGGGTGGACGAGACGGCGCCTTTAGCATGTGTACATTTTGGTTGGTCGAAGCCATGACACGTGCCGGGGTATATGAACCCAAATATCTCGTTCGCGCCGTCAACATGTTTGAAAATATGCTTTCGTTTTCCAATCATTTGTCCATGTTTTCAGAGGAAATTGCTCGAAGCGGAGAGCAGTTGGGTAATACGCCGCAAGCGTTCAGTCACCTTGCCCTGATTAGTGCTGCGTTCAACTTGGATCGCGCTACAGAAGGGTGGACTGGTTCACGATGA
- a CDS encoding SWI/SNF and RSC complex subunit Ssr4 (similar to Beauveria bassiana ARSEF 2860 XP_008595279.1), with protein sequence MAQPDPSHSVPQDLMPHVHLVSSYRYPTMPRMDMNEVAKWLMTAPQIARDRAPFFWTYLDKPADGTILLTWQPLQRLGTNFATDGFVWAPPEQVYKHDLGNGLMLEIYYLKAGYIPGEQYALHARRRFRLVPAPGHPNPPHVDMSLFIVHYGPSEQNDRVPANMVPYDERVNAIMQQRHFLLRGGQIRRKEFMLSDRVNWPSLPELTRQQMGPQMAPRGVPQQMAYPPQPAPGPPAKRARHSQSQSQQQQQQQQQQQQQQQQQQQQPGMPPLDAAFDDDEDISRGDMFDHLTPREISLGRYQQNHEWMEEILSSAYRIGQIQPSDLNLGLRGELASLTEGIFTAQGGDAFTQSPEKPYVGRLDAGLAEEFRTRVGKHVKSTEAEIKKLEEEHAELMASFKKSSALKVKEKEIRSIPDPPAPEVFKAEERLDNGEEERKSAVQSAKTPFDDILKDVEAATKRKIDVHPAIKRVQDGGYQAPAPKPPTPPPATQMSRQPSHSGSQNSGLMMGDSDMDMGGTAAGLLDQMHTGFSSMSTPVNNFPTPQPQASTAVSNAPTPSNANNAPSPVPAAAPTGAATAVGTDTASAQQASTQPTGDVDMSGTDGQTKQQADSAPDHGTDSGDWVVVPKGGASPDGNAPSSTTAAPATTGAATAEATGAEGDQQKQAATATKPTSAAATPAVTDGGSASFDQNDFSSLGDLDTAGDALAGYDAPDLDGEAGGLGEDLDLQMDMEDSAFGDAFHGVDASGTPGDTQHQDM encoded by the exons ATGGCGCAACCAGATCCTAGCCACAGCGTCCCCCAGGACCTG ATGCCTCATGTCCACCTGGTGTCCTCGTATCGATATCCGACAATGCCTCGAATGGACATGAACGAGGTCGCAAAGTGGCTCATGACTGCCCCTCAGATTGCCAGAGACCGCGCTCCATTCTTCTGGACATATCTCGATAAACCCGCCGACGGCACAATTCTATTGACATGGCAGCCTCTGCAGCGACTAGGCACAAACTTTGCGACAGACGGTTTCGTCTGGGCACCTCCGGAGCAAGTCTATAAGCATGATTTGGGGAATGGTTTG ATGCTGGAAATTTACTACCTCAAAGCTGGGTACATTCCCGGCGAGCAGTATGCCCTCCACGCCCGACGACGATTCCGACTGGTACCTGCTCCAGGTCATCCCAACCCGCCTCACGTTGACATGAGCCTCTTTATTGTTCATTACGGCCCCTCGGAACAGAATGATCGCGTCCCTGCCAACATGGTTCCTTATGACGAGCGcgtcaacgccatcatgcAACAGCGACATTTCCTCCTGCGAGGCGGGCAAATCCGACGAAAGGAGTTTATGCTCTCCGATCGTGTCAATTGGCCTTCTCTTCCCGAATTGACTCGTCAGCAGATGGGCCCCCAGATGGCGCCGAGAGGAGTACCTCAGCAAATGGCCTACCCTCCACAGCCCGCCCCTGGACCGCCTGCGAAGCGGGCGAGACATTCGCAAAGCcagagccagcagcaacaacagcaacagcagcaacaacaacaacagcagcagcagcagcagcagcagcctggtaTGCCTCCCTTGGACGCTgcctttgacgacgacgaggatatTTCAAGGGGCGATATGTTTGATCACTTGACTCCTAGAGAGATTTCCCTTGGCCGGTACCAGCAAAACCACGagtggatggaggagattcTTTCGTCTGCCTACAGAATAGGCCAGATCCAACCGTCAGACCTTAACCTTGGACTCAGAGGCGAGCTGGCCTCTCTAACCGAAGGCATATTTACCGCCCAGGGAGGGGATGCGTTCACACAGTCCCCCGAGAAGCCCTACGTTGGCCGGCTAGATGCTGGGTTGGCGGAAGAGTTCCGAACACGAGTGGGAAAACACGTCAAGTCTACAGAGGCAgagatcaagaagctggaagaagaacatgcGGAGCTCATGGCAAGTTTTAAGAAAAGCTCGGCCCTTAAGGTcaaagagaaggagattCGCTCCATCCCGGACCCTCCTGCGCCGGAAGTATTTAAGGCGGAGGAGCGGCTGGACAATGGGGAAGAGGAACGGAAATCGGCAGTACAGTCAGCCAAGACGCCCTTTGACGATATCCTGAAAGATGTGGAGGCGGCTACCAAGCGCAAGATTGACGTTCATCCCGCCATAAAGAGAGTCCAAGACGGCGGATACCAGGCTCCCGCACCCAAGCCGCCCACCCCGCCGCCCGCGACGCAAATGTCCCGACAGCCATCGCACTCTGGCTCACAGAACAGCgggttgatgatgggggattcagacatggacatgggaGGCACGGCAGCAGGATTGCTGGATCAAATGCACACTGGAttctcgtccatgtcgacgCCGGTCAACAACTTCCCGACGCCGCAGCCCCAGGCCTCGACGGCAGTGTCGAAtgctccaacgccatcaaacGCCAACAATGCACCGTCTCCGGTGCCGGCAGCGGCACCAACTGGAGCAGCAACCGCGGTGGGCACAGACACCGCATCAGCACAGCAGGCGAGCACTCAACCCACGGGCGACGTTGACATGTCGGGAACAGACGGACAGACCAAGCAGCAGGCCGACTCGGCACCAGACCACGGAACCGACAGTGGAGACTGGGTTGTTGTGCCAAAGGGCGGTGCGTCTCCAGATGGCAATGCTCCATCGTCTACGACAGCCGCACCGGCTACAACTGGTGCTGCTACTGCTGAAGCGACTGGCGCAGAGGGTGACCAACAAAAACAGGCTGCCACGGCTACAAAGCCTACATCAGCAGCGGCCACTCCCGCAGTAACAGACGGCGGTTCCGCCTCATTTGATCAAAACGACTTCAGCTCTCTGGGGGATCTGGACACCGCGGGGGATGCGTTGGCCGGCTACGACGCCCCGGACCTTGACGGCGAGgctggtggtcttggtgagGATCTAGACTTgcagatggacatggaggactCTGCGTTTGGCGACGCATTCCACGGAGTAGACGCGTCAGGGACGCCGGGTGACACGCAACACCAAGACATGTAG
- a CDS encoding solute carrier family 35 member C2 (similar to Verticillium alfalfae VaMs.102 XP_003005265.1), whose product MPPDPSSTSSSSSHIISTSSPVAVDDVLSSPIVPSGDSRFELSGTTAVAPVASAAANSATHPRDEAGLGSAGNDIEMEPIPGHRRRKSSLMNPVGGHSHPSVPLPGRPSYSQNSRAQGTAASSSLVEDAKEHLDIPGRSAGDSGGSSSRDDSSRDSFSDEDLHDDEEMGLTRKDKSRKQKKRRRNTLLDNRIAREKNLSDDERKEADRNVVKSLFVNGVLILLWYFFSLSISLYNKWMFDKDRLNFAFPLFTTSTHMLVQFGLSALVLTFVPSLRPKAAHNSDGGRSRHETEPQGSIMSKMFYFTRIGPCGAATSLDIGLGNTSLKFISLTFYTMCKSSSLAFVLLFAFVFRLETPTWRLVAIIAAMTSGVILMVFGEVEFKLGGFVLVISAAFFSGLRWALTQILLLRNPATSNPFSSIFFLSPVMFVVLFSLAIPVEGFGPLWEGLKALSSEWGFWTPLFLLFPGCIAFFMIASEFALLQRTSVVTLSIAGIFKEVVTISAASIVFDDKLTPINFVGLLVTMVAIGAYNYVKITKMRQDAQIEVHERHAGAHPITPVSHSASASDMDNDDSAGETAGLLQQNDDQEQGIVTVDGDIQTNLPKPSTSQ is encoded by the exons ATGCCCCCAGACCCGTCCTCtacctcctcctcctcttcccatATCATCTCCACGTCCTCTCCCGTAGCCGTCGACGACGTCCTGTCATCACCCATCGTCCCCAGTGGTGATTCTCGATTCGAACTCTCTGGCACCACGGCCGTCGCCCCCGTCGCCTCGGCCGCGGCGAATTCTGCTACTCACCCCCGAGACGAGGCCGGCTTGGGCTCTGCCGGCAACGACATCGAGATGGAGCCAATTCCGGGCCATCGGCGGCGGAAGAGCAGTCTCATGAATCCTGTTGGCGGCCACAGTCACCCCAGTGTACCTCTCCCTGGGAGACCAAGCTATTCTCAAAACTCACGTGCCCAAGGCACAGCTGCTTCGTCGAGCTTGGTGGAAGACGCAAAGGAACATCTTGATATTCCTGGCCGAAGTGCTGGAGACTCGGGTGGATCTAGCAGCAGAGACGACTCGAGCAGAGACAGCTTCAGTGATGAGGACCTacacgacgacgaagagatggggttgacgaggaaggaCAAATCAcggaagcaaaagaagcgcAGGAGAAACACGTTGCTGGACAACCGAATCGCCCGCGAAAAGAACCTTTCAGACGACGAGCGCAAGGAAGCAGATCGCAATGTTGTCAAAAGTCTATTTGTCAATGGCGTTTTGATTCTGCTGTGGTACTTTTTCTCCCTATCCATTTCTTTG TATAACAAATGGATGTTCGACAAGGACCGCCTGAATTTTGCGTTTCCTCTCTTTACTACGTCAACGCACATGCTTGTGCAGTTTGGCTTGTCAGCCCTAGTTTTAACATTTGTACCATCATTACGACCAAAAGCAGCACACAACTCTGACGGCGGCCGATCGAGACACGAGACTGAACCTCAGGgctccatcatgtccaaaATGTTTTATTTTACTCGCATCGGCCCTTGTGGTGCTGCGACGAGTCTCGACATTGGATTGGGCAATACGTCACTAAAGTTTATCAGCTTGACATTTTACA CAATGTGTAAATCGTCCTCCCTGGCCTTTGTACTCctcttcgccttcgtcttTCGTCTCGAAACCCCGACTTGGCGCCTCGTTGCCATCATTGCGGCCATGACGTCCGGTGTCATCCTCATGGTATTTGGAGAGGTCGAATTCAAGCTTGGCGGCTTTGTTCTCGTCATCTCGGCTGCCTTCTTTTCCGGCCTGCGCTGGGCTCTTACGCAAATTCTTCTCCTACGAAACCCCGCCACATCGAATCCGTTTTCCAGcattttctttctctctcccGTCATGTTTGTTGTCCTGTTCTCCCTGGCCATCCCTGTCGAAGGCTTTGGGCCACTGTGGGAAGGACTCAAGGCTCTCAGCTCCGAATGGGGATTCTGGACGCCTCTCTTCCTACTGTTCCCAGGCTGCATTGCATTCTTCATGATTGCGTCGGAATTCGCCCTGCTGCAGCGAACGTCCGTCGTCACCTTGTCCATTGCGGGCATCTTCAAGGAAGTGGTGACCATCTCGGCCGCCTCCATTGTCTTTGACGACAAGCTCACACCTATTAATTTTGTCGGTCTTCTCGTGACCATGGTTGCTATCGGCGCCTACAACTACGTCAAGATTACCAAGATGCGGCAAGATGCACAAATCGAGGTCCACGAGCGGCACGCCGGTGCCCACCCTATAACTCCAGTCAGCCacagcgccagcgccagcgacATGGACAATGATGACTCGGCGGGCGAGACGGCGGGTCTGTTGCAACAGAATGACGACCAGGAGCAGGGAATCGTCACAGTGGACGGGGATATACAGACAAACCTGCccaaaccatcaacctcGCAGTAG